One stretch of Candidatus Baltobacteraceae bacterium DNA includes these proteins:
- a CDS encoding GDSL-type esterase/lipase family protein, with product MILLWRGVFSLAAFFVVLATAGFLVKPAIADAPVRIMALGDSITAGVSAGGGPSSEGGYRGTLGTLLSHNGINAEFVGTRHDYSAAIANREHDGWPGYVLRSFPADPGPGQLYGALTRRAMTREKPDVILLMAGTNDLIRLTHHVPGYTMPNVLESMNLLLGEIFSIDPHVRVIVAPVVASPIVSTSDLTAFNDGIRPIVASYAIRGARITLANAMADAVPRDSTHFPDTIHPSGGDGYGDVARAWLGALEQVSGQQPVPVAAKQ from the coding sequence GTGATCTTGCTTTGGAGAGGCGTCTTCAGCCTCGCCGCCTTCTTCGTTGTCCTGGCAACCGCTGGCTTTCTTGTAAAGCCCGCGATTGCTGATGCGCCCGTGCGCATCATGGCGCTCGGCGATTCCATAACAGCCGGCGTTTCCGCGGGTGGCGGCCCTTCGTCCGAAGGCGGCTATCGAGGCACGCTCGGCACGCTCTTGTCGCACAACGGCATCAATGCGGAATTTGTTGGAACGCGTCACGACTATTCGGCCGCGATCGCGAACCGCGAGCACGACGGGTGGCCCGGCTACGTGTTGCGCTCGTTTCCCGCCGATCCCGGACCGGGGCAGCTCTACGGAGCGCTAACCCGTCGCGCGATGACGCGGGAGAAACCCGATGTCATCTTATTGATGGCGGGCACGAACGATTTGATTCGCCTAACGCATCACGTCCCGGGATACACGATGCCGAACGTGCTCGAATCGATGAATTTATTGCTCGGTGAAATTTTCAGCATCGATCCGCACGTGCGCGTGATCGTCGCGCCGGTTGTTGCGAGTCCAATTGTTTCAACTAGTGATTTGACGGCGTTCAACGATGGTATTAGACCGATCGTCGCATCATACGCAATCCGCGGCGCGCGCATCACGCTTGCGAATGCGATGGCAGACGCCGTACCGCGCGACAGCACGCACTTTCCCGATACCATTCATCCGAGCGGTGGCGACGGATACGGTGACGTCGCGCGCGCATGGCTGGGCGCCCTCGAGCAAGTAAGCGGGCAACAACCCGTTCCGGTCGCCGCCAAGCAGTAG